The nucleotide window AAGATTATATTGAATTAGTAAATACAGGATATAAAACAACTGCTAATTTACCTATAAAACAATTTGTAAATTTAGATGAAGCTTCTATTTATGGAGCTGAATTAATGCTTGGATATGAACTATTTGATGATATTTATGCAGAAGCTTCTTACACATATACAAGAGGAAAAAATAAAGATGATAACACTCCATTAGCTTATATAACTCCACAAAAAGTAACTTTAAGTCTATCACAAAAAAAAGCAAAAGGTTTAAGTTGGAGAATAGAAGAAGAATTAGTTGATAATCAAGACAAAATTTCAAGTATTAATGGAGAAAAAGCAACTTCAGGTTATGGACTTACAAATGCTTCAATTGGTTATGGTTTTACTAATTTTGGGATTTTTAAAACAGCAAATATCTCTTTTGAATTAAATAACATTTTAGATAAAAATTATAGAGAACACTTAAGTAAAGCCTCTTCTACTGCTTATTATTTACCAAATGAAGCGGGAATAAATGGTGCTTTAGCAATAAATCTTAAATTTTAAAAAAAGGGAAAAATATGAAAAAAACAATTATCTACTCAACACTAATAGCATCTATTTTATGTGCTAGTGAAAATGAACAATTTACACTAGGACAAATTGACATCAGTGAACAAAAAGATGTAAATAATTCAACTGAAATTCTTAGTGAAGATATTCAGTTACATAACTATACTGATATCTCAGAAGCATTAAGTAACACATCAGGTGTTTATTTATCAAATACAGGAGCAAGAGCTGAAAAAACAATCTCTATTAGAGGTTTTAATTCTACAAGAGTTGCTGTATTTATGGATGGTATTCCTATGTATGTTCCTTATGATGGTAATTTTGACTATGGAAGATTTACAACTGCTGATTTATCTAAAATTGATATCTCAAAAGGTTTTTCATCTGTTAAATATGGTGCAAATACAATGGCTGGAGTTATAAATCTTGTATCAAAAAAACCTACAAAAGAGTTTGAAGGAGATATAAGTCTTGGTACAACTTTTGATAATGATTTTGGATTAAGTCAATATACAACTGCTCTAAACTTAGGGACAAAACAAGATAAGTATTATTTACAATTTTCTGGAAGTATAAAAGATAGAGACCATTTTGATTTATCTGATGATTATAAAGCAACTTCAAATCAACCAGAAGGTGAAAGACTTCACTCAAGTTCAAATGATAAAAAATATAGTTTAAAAGCTGGTTGGACACCAACTGATGAGAGTGAATATGCAATTATGTATTCTAAAATTGATGGTGAAAAAGAACAACAAAATACTACAATAGATGACAATTCATTAAGCCGTTCAAGATATTGGAATTGGCCACAATGGGATAAAGAAGGATTTTATGCTTTTACAGATAATAAATTGGGAGATAATTATCTAAAAACTAGATGGTTCTATGATAAATTTGATAATTATTTAGAAAATTATAACACAGATTGGAAAAAAGTAACTTGGGGAAGTAGATATGAAGATTATAGTTATGGAACATCTGTAGAATTTGGTATGCCATTTAAAAATCATGAATTAGTATCTTCTGTTAGTTATAAATATGATTCTCATAAAGGTTATGATGAAAATGATGTAAAAAATGAAGATTATGCAGACAAAACAGTTTCTCTAGCACTTGAAGATACATACTCTTTAACTGATTCATTGGCACTTGTTACAGGAATTAGTTATGATAGATTAGATGATGATAAAATCTGGGATGAAGATGGAACTTTCAACATAGGAAGTATGGATAGTTTTAATCCACAAATTGGTCTTTTCTATGACATAAACGAACAACAAAAAGTAAGCTTCACAATTTCAAGAAAAACTCATCTACCAACAATGAAAGAGAGATATTCTGAAAAAATGGGAGAAGGTTTAGCTAATCCTGATTTAGATGCAGAAAAAGCTACTCATTATGAAATTTCTTATTCAAATATGCTTACTTCAAACTTTGATGTTAAAACAAATCTATTTTTATCAGATTATAAAGATGCAATACAATCAGTAAATGTTGGTAGTTTAACTCAAAATCAGAATATTGGAGATTTTAGACACAAAGGAGTTGAACTAGAATTAAACAGTTACTTTGATAAGTTCTCATCAGGAATCAACTACACATATATAGATATTGAAGATAGAGATGATAGCGAATATAAAAGAACTGGAATAGCTAAACATGCAACCTTTCTTTATGCTAAATATGACATCCTAAAAGATTTGTATATTTATGCAAATTTGAAAAATGAAAAAGATATATATCTTCAATATAGAAATAATACTTACGATAAAAGTAATTTTACAACTGTTAACACAAAACTTTCATATGAATATAAAGATATAACTTTTGAAGCTGGTGTGAAAAACTTATTTGATGAAAATTATTACTATGATTTAGGATTTTATGAACCAGGTAGAGAATACTTTTTCAATATGAAATATAGCTTCTAACAATTTAGATTGAAAAAAAGGGAAAAAATGAAAACCAATTATTTAAGAAATAAGACTTTTAATTTAGTTGCAACAACTGCAATTTTATTAGCTAATAATGTAACAACTTTACAAGCAGATGAAACAAATTTTGCAATAGATCAAATCAATATAGAAGATAGTAGTTACAGTGATTATGAATCTAGAGAAGATTTAAAACTATCAAGTACAAAAAATCTTTATAGGGTTGAAAAAACTGCACAATTTGGTACAGAAGTAATAACACAAGAAGAGATAAAAGCTCAAAATCCAAAAGATATTTTTGATTTATTAAATAAAACTGCTGGATTAGATGTTACTTATCAAGGAAGAAAACATCCATATTTTGTAAATATGAGAGGTGGAGGGAATATCACTTATATTTTAGATGGAGCAATTTTAACTGGTACTGCTGATAGAATTTTAGTAAAACTTCCTATGAGTGCAATTGAAGAGATTCAAATAGTTAAAAGTTCAACATCTTTAACTTTAGCTCCTTCAATAGATATTGGTGCATCAAATAGTGGTTCAGGAAATAGTATTGGATTTATTATAATCAGAACAAAACAACCTAAAAAAACTGAAGGTGTTATTTCTACATACTATGAAAAAAGCGAAAGTCATCCAAGTGCAAATGGTCAAAATATATATGTAGGGACAACTTTTGCTAAATCTGATGATTTAAGTGGATTTGTTGGAGGGATGGTATCAAGATATGATAGACCTAGTAATAATGAATGGTTTGATGGAAGTGATGCAAAATCAGGTATGATAAATGCAGGATTTACTTATAATAAATTAAAAATGAATCTTATGGGTTATAAAGATGAAGGGATGTTTGAATTTCAAAAAGGCGTAGATAAAACAGGAGCAATTAGCACAGTTGAATGGTATTATGACCCTTTAAAAACAACTATTCTTTCACTTGATGGTAATTATGCTTGGAATGAAAATCAAATAACTCTATTTAGTTTATCAAATAGTGAATATAAACATACAGAATATACTCCAAATGCAAAAGATTATGAAGAAAAAACAAAAACATATAGTTTAAGACATAATATGACTTTTGACGATACTTTAATACAACTTGGAGGACAAATAACAAATAGTAAAGGTAATGGTTCTAATTTATCATATAGCTATAATTCATATGATACAAGTGTATATGGTGGTGCAATATCTATAGAGCAAGGATTATTTGATAACTCCTTAATTTTAAATGCTGGATATAGAATTGATCAAAAAAAGATTGATCATTCAACATCAGCAAAAAATCAAACTTCCTACAATAATTTAAAAGATGCTAATAACAATAGTGACCTTCCTGAAGCAAAAGTTCTAGCTTTAGGAGCGATGTATAACTTTGACAATATACATTCACTTAGTGTTAGATATTTAAAAACAAATGAAGGTGGAGGAGATTTTGATTTAATTACAAATGATGGTTCTGAACTTCATGAAGAGAAACAAGATAGGTTTGAAGTTGGAATAGAAGGGAAATATTCAAAAGCTTTTAATCCAATGATAACTTATTTTGATGTTGACATAAAAAATGAAAAAAGTGTTGCAACAGATTCTAGTGGGAATACACTATATTACACTGATTCAAGTGGAAATGAATACTATTATTATAATGAAGAAGACTCAAGAAGAAAAGGTTTAGAATTTGCCATAAAAGGTACAATAAATGGAGCAACAACATATAAACTCTCTTATACAAGAATGTTAGATAACACAACAGATAATGAAGATAGTATTGGTATTGATACACCAAGAGATCTTTACACAGCTATGATAAGTCATACTTGGGATAGTTATACATTTAATGTTTCAGCTAAAAAAGTTAGTGATTATACAAGTTCATCTAGTGCAATGGGAACTTCTACAAATGGTGACTTAGGAGATTATATAAGAGTTGATGCAAATGTTTCAAAAGATTTTAAAATCTTTAATTTTGATTCTATATTTAAACTTTATGGAAGAAATATTACTGATGAAAACTATGCAACTAGATATACAACAGGTTATTACTATGATAGAGGAAGAGTAATAGGTGCTGAATTAAGCCTATTATTTTAAGGCTTTATAATGTTACGTATTTTTATTATAAGTGTGGTTTTTCAAATTATGTTAGTAGCTCAAATAAAAACAGTTATTGATATGTTCAATAAAGAGGTTGAAATTCCCTCAACAGTAAAAAAGATTTATGCTCCATCACCTTATGGCTCACTTGCATTATATGCGATGGATTCATCTTTACTTGCAGGATGGATTTTTGAAATTGATTCAAAAAACTATCCGTATTTAAGTGAAAATATGAAAACTCTTCCAGTTATTGGAAGAGTTTTTGGAACAGGACAAAGAGCAAATTTAGAAGTTTTATTATCCCAACATCCTGATTTAATACTTATGTGGTCGCATAATGATGAAATTTCACAAAAAGAAGAGGAACAACTAAAACTTTTAAACTCCCCAATTATTTATGTAAAGGAAAAAAATCTATTTGATTATCCAAATATTTTTAAATTTTTAGGAGATACTCTCAATTTAGAAAAAAGAGGTGAAGAATTAGCTTCTTATACACAAAATGTTTTTAATAAAGTTGAAAAAACCTTAAAGGAAATTCCTAATGAAAAACGTCCAAAAGTTTATTATGCCCAAGGTGTAGATGGACTTGCAACAGAATGTAATGATTCAATTCATGTGGAACTTTTACAAATTGTAGGAGACGTAAATATTCATAGATGTCAAACTTCAAGCCATAAAGGTTTTGAAAAAATTTCTATGGAAAAAGTTATTCAATACAATCCCGATGTAATACTAATTCAAGAAAAAATATTTTTTGAAAATATAAAAAATTCTGAACTATGGAAAGATATAAAAGCTGTAAAAAATAATAAAGTATTTTTAATTCCTAAAAAACCATTTAATTGGTTTGATAGACCACCTTCATTTATGAGAATTTTGGGACTTCAATGGCTAATGGCAAACTTATATCCAGAGTATTACATATTTAATAAAAATGAAGAAATCAAAAAGTTTTATAAACTATTTTTAAATGTATCAATTACAGATGAACAAATATCAAACATCTTAAATGATTTATAAAAGGAAAATAATGAATGCACATATAAAAGGAGCAAAAGATCCTAAAGGTTTTGACAATATTGTAAAAGAAATTTTTGCACCAATATATCCAGTTATTTCACAACAAATTATAGAAAAAACCTCTTTAGTTGAGGGTAAATGCCTTGATGCAGGTTGTGGAACTGGAGCATTAGGAAGAGCTTTTGCGAAAAAAACAAAAATGCAAATCACATTTTTTGATAAATCACCTGAGATGTTAAATCTTTCAAAACAGTATGTAAATGATGAAAATCTATCTAATCGTAGTTCATTTCTATTTGGTGATATTCATGATATTCCTTGTGAAAATGAAAGCTTTGATTTAGTTATAAGTCGTGGCTCAACTCCATTTTGGGATGATTGGTCTAAAGCTTATGATGAAATTTTTAGAATCTTAAAAATTGGAGGTCAAGCTTATATTGGTGGTGGTTTTGGAAACAAAAATCTAAGAAATCAAATACGAAAAAAAATGGAAGAAAAAGAACCAAATTGGAGAAACTCTTTTAAAGATAGATTGGAAGAAAAAAAAGAGACTCTTCCAAAAATCATAAAAGATTTAAAACCAACATATTTTGAAATTATAGATAATGAGAGTGGATTTTGGCTCTATATGAAAAAATAAAAAAAGGATTTTAGATGAAATTTGGATTATTATTACTATTTGAATATGAAGAAGATTTTCAAAATAGTTTAAAAAAACAGCTTGAATTAATAAAACTATATGATGATTTTATAGATACTATTTGGGTAACCGAGCACCATTATAATCCATTGAGGATTAATTCAACTCCTTTGATGTTACTTAATCATCTTGCAACTCATACAAATAAAAACTTAGGAGTTGCAACCCTACTTTTAGGTTTATATGATCC belongs to Arcobacter defluvii and includes:
- a CDS encoding TonB-dependent receptor plug domain-containing protein, producing the protein MKKTIIYSTLIASILCASENEQFTLGQIDISEQKDVNNSTEILSEDIQLHNYTDISEALSNTSGVYLSNTGARAEKTISIRGFNSTRVAVFMDGIPMYVPYDGNFDYGRFTTADLSKIDISKGFSSVKYGANTMAGVINLVSKKPTKEFEGDISLGTTFDNDFGLSQYTTALNLGTKQDKYYLQFSGSIKDRDHFDLSDDYKATSNQPEGERLHSSSNDKKYSLKAGWTPTDESEYAIMYSKIDGEKEQQNTTIDDNSLSRSRYWNWPQWDKEGFYAFTDNKLGDNYLKTRWFYDKFDNYLENYNTDWKKVTWGSRYEDYSYGTSVEFGMPFKNHELVSSVSYKYDSHKGYDENDVKNEDYADKTVSLALEDTYSLTDSLALVTGISYDRLDDDKIWDEDGTFNIGSMDSFNPQIGLFYDINEQQKVSFTISRKTHLPTMKERYSEKMGEGLANPDLDAEKATHYEISYSNMLTSNFDVKTNLFLSDYKDAIQSVNVGSLTQNQNIGDFRHKGVELELNSYFDKFSSGINYTYIDIEDRDDSEYKRTGIAKHATFLYAKYDILKDLYIYANLKNEKDIYLQYRNNTYDKSNFTTVNTKLSYEYKDITFEAGVKNLFDENYYYDLGFYEPGREYFFNMKYSF
- a CDS encoding TonB-dependent receptor plug domain-containing protein, whose amino-acid sequence is MKTNYLRNKTFNLVATTAILLANNVTTLQADETNFAIDQINIEDSSYSDYESREDLKLSSTKNLYRVEKTAQFGTEVITQEEIKAQNPKDIFDLLNKTAGLDVTYQGRKHPYFVNMRGGGNITYILDGAILTGTADRILVKLPMSAIEEIQIVKSSTSLTLAPSIDIGASNSGSGNSIGFIIIRTKQPKKTEGVISTYYEKSESHPSANGQNIYVGTTFAKSDDLSGFVGGMVSRYDRPSNNEWFDGSDAKSGMINAGFTYNKLKMNLMGYKDEGMFEFQKGVDKTGAISTVEWYYDPLKTTILSLDGNYAWNENQITLFSLSNSEYKHTEYTPNAKDYEEKTKTYSLRHNMTFDDTLIQLGGQITNSKGNGSNLSYSYNSYDTSVYGGAISIEQGLFDNSLILNAGYRIDQKKIDHSTSAKNQTSYNNLKDANNNSDLPEAKVLALGAMYNFDNIHSLSVRYLKTNEGGGDFDLITNDGSELHEEKQDRFEVGIEGKYSKAFNPMITYFDVDIKNEKSVATDSSGNTLYYTDSSGNEYYYYNEEDSRRKGLEFAIKGTINGATTYKLSYTRMLDNTTDNEDSIGIDTPRDLYTAMISHTWDSYTFNVSAKKVSDYTSSSSAMGTSTNGDLGDYIRVDANVSKDFKIFNFDSIFKLYGRNITDENYATRYTTGYYYDRGRVIGAELSLLF
- a CDS encoding ABC transporter substrate-binding protein; the encoded protein is MLRIFIISVVFQIMLVAQIKTVIDMFNKEVEIPSTVKKIYAPSPYGSLALYAMDSSLLAGWIFEIDSKNYPYLSENMKTLPVIGRVFGTGQRANLEVLLSQHPDLILMWSHNDEISQKEEEQLKLLNSPIIYVKEKNLFDYPNIFKFLGDTLNLEKRGEELASYTQNVFNKVEKTLKEIPNEKRPKVYYAQGVDGLATECNDSIHVELLQIVGDVNIHRCQTSSHKGFEKISMEKVIQYNPDVILIQEKIFFENIKNSELWKDIKAVKNNKVFLIPKKPFNWFDRPPSFMRILGLQWLMANLYPEYYIFNKNEEIKKFYKLFLNVSITDEQISNILNDL
- a CDS encoding class I SAM-dependent methyltransferase → MNAHIKGAKDPKGFDNIVKEIFAPIYPVISQQIIEKTSLVEGKCLDAGCGTGALGRAFAKKTKMQITFFDKSPEMLNLSKQYVNDENLSNRSSFLFGDIHDIPCENESFDLVISRGSTPFWDDWSKAYDEIFRILKIGGQAYIGGGFGNKNLRNQIRKKMEEKEPNWRNSFKDRLEEKKETLPKIIKDLKPTYFEIIDNESGFWLYMKK